The following are encoded in a window of Streptomyces sp. 11x1 genomic DNA:
- a CDS encoding helix-turn-helix domain-containing protein, with product MPVRADDLPETAAPVNPSPGQVIIGRFDQRPPYAMHRARGADSWLFTWTTGGGGLLRQGGTRVPAGPGDLVVLGPGVPQHYTVRPGAGHWAFWWVHCQARPSWTAWLRPYETADRVYAVPSAPDGIRERVDAAFCRMLADARWTGEGSPPAPRTDAESSRGGGTLSTPGALAPRDEVAVAHGTAARELALCSLEEVVLLTVARAEPRRSGVDPRIRRAQDLITADPGAPHTVRSFAERVSLSPSRFAHLFTEQLGHSPMRALSQARLLHAARLLEATELPVERVAAASGFGSPFHFSRVFRQRYGVPPGEYRQGLRDRD from the coding sequence ATGCCTGTGCGTGCTGACGACCTGCCCGAGACTGCTGCGCCCGTCAATCCGTCTCCGGGCCAGGTGATCATCGGACGCTTCGACCAGCGGCCGCCCTACGCCATGCACCGGGCGCGCGGCGCGGACAGCTGGCTGTTCACCTGGACCACGGGCGGCGGAGGACTGCTGCGGCAGGGCGGCACGCGGGTCCCGGCCGGCCCGGGTGACCTCGTGGTCCTCGGCCCGGGGGTGCCGCAGCACTACACGGTCCGGCCCGGTGCCGGGCACTGGGCGTTCTGGTGGGTGCACTGCCAGGCGCGCCCGTCCTGGACCGCCTGGCTGCGCCCGTACGAGACCGCCGACCGTGTGTACGCCGTGCCCTCGGCCCCCGACGGCATCCGCGAACGGGTCGACGCGGCCTTTTGCCGCATGCTCGCGGACGCCCGCTGGACCGGCGAGGGCTCCCCGCCCGCCCCGCGCACCGACGCCGAGTCGTCGCGGGGAGGCGGCACCTTGTCGACGCCCGGGGCTCTCGCACCCCGTGACGAGGTCGCCGTCGCGCACGGCACGGCGGCCCGTGAACTCGCCCTGTGCTCACTGGAGGAGGTGGTGCTGCTCACCGTCGCCAGGGCCGAGCCGCGCCGGTCGGGGGTGGATCCGAGGATCAGGCGGGCGCAGGACCTGATCACCGCCGACCCCGGCGCCCCGCACACCGTCCGCTCCTTCGCCGAGCGGGTCTCCCTCTCCCCGTCCCGCTTCGCGCACCTGTTCACCGAGCAGCTCGGCCACTCCCCGATGCGGGCCCTCAGCCAGGCCCGCCTGCTGCACGCCGCCCGTCTCCTGGAGGCCACCGAGCTCCCCGTGGAACGGGTCGCAGCCGCCTCCGGGTTCGGCAGCCCGTTCCACTTCAGCCGGGTGTTCCGGCAGCGCTACGGGGTGCCGCCGGGGGAGTACCGGCAGGGGCTCCGGGACCGCGACTGA
- a CDS encoding phytanoyl-CoA dioxygenase family protein has translation MPVTDNTEFEENGYVVVRGLFSPTEIEQLCYRFAALQAGGPVPGHFQPRPVPADGPADPLRVYPRVMHPHRIDDMSLRVLLDTRLREILEGLLGEEVLAAQSMFYFKPPGARGQALHQDNFYLRVEPGTCVAAWIACDVIDRDNGGLEVVPGTHRMDLFCPEVADSEVSFAREYVAPPPGLTPVPVDMSPGDVLFFNGSLVHGSQPNHTADRFRRSFIGHYVGRSAERIGRYYETLTMSGAPVALAESEGAGPCGTEFEPVGAH, from the coding sequence ATGCCAGTCACGGACAACACGGAGTTCGAGGAGAACGGCTATGTGGTGGTGCGGGGGCTGTTCTCGCCGACCGAGATCGAGCAGCTGTGCTACCGGTTCGCGGCGCTGCAGGCCGGCGGCCCCGTCCCGGGTCACTTCCAACCGCGCCCGGTCCCGGCGGACGGGCCGGCGGACCCCCTGCGTGTCTACCCCCGGGTGATGCATCCGCACCGCATCGACGATATGTCGCTGCGGGTTCTCCTCGACACCCGGCTGCGGGAGATCCTGGAGGGCCTGCTCGGCGAGGAGGTGCTGGCCGCGCAGAGCATGTTCTACTTCAAGCCGCCGGGGGCCCGGGGGCAGGCGCTGCACCAGGACAACTTCTATCTGCGGGTCGAACCGGGGACCTGTGTGGCCGCGTGGATCGCCTGCGACGTGATCGACCGGGACAACGGAGGTCTGGAGGTCGTGCCGGGGACGCACCGCATGGATCTGTTCTGTCCGGAGGTGGCGGACTCGGAGGTGTCCTTCGCCCGCGAGTACGTCGCACCGCCGCCCGGTCTGACCCCCGTGCCCGTCGACATGTCCCCGGGTGACGTCCTCTTCTTCAACGGCAGCCTGGTCCACGGCTCCCAGCCCAACCACACCGCCGATCGCTTCCGCCGTTCCTTCATCGGCCACTACGTGGGCCGCTCCGCCGAACGCATCGGCCGCTACTACGAGACGCTGACGATGAGCGGCGCCCCCGTGGCCCTCGCGGAGAGCGAGGGAGCGGGCCCGTGCGGCACGGAGTTCGAACCGGTGGGAGCCCACTGA
- a CDS encoding flavoprotein — protein sequence MTATANTAGDRSGRGGPGRGERPFLYVVVCAAGVAAGVSKLVTAAQERDWEVGVIATPVAMGGFFDTAAVEAQTGRPIRSAWRRPGDARPFPPPDAVVVAPATFNTVNKWAAGLADTLAVGTLCEACGLGVPIAVLPCVADALAAHPAYRASLERLRGMGVKFGDPYTGEAEGEDGGRAEFLWERALDLLESDDEGEALTR from the coding sequence GTGACTGCGACTGCGAACACCGCCGGAGACCGGTCGGGGCGAGGCGGGCCCGGCCGGGGCGAAAGGCCCTTCCTCTACGTCGTCGTCTGCGCGGCCGGCGTCGCCGCCGGGGTCAGCAAGCTCGTCACCGCCGCCCAGGAGCGCGACTGGGAGGTCGGGGTCATCGCGACGCCCGTCGCCATGGGCGGATTCTTCGACACGGCCGCCGTCGAGGCGCAGACCGGGCGCCCGATCCGTTCCGCCTGGCGGCGACCGGGCGACGCCCGCCCCTTCCCGCCGCCGGACGCCGTGGTGGTCGCGCCCGCCACCTTCAACACCGTCAACAAGTGGGCCGCCGGACTGGCCGACACCCTCGCGGTCGGCACGTTGTGCGAGGCATGCGGCCTGGGCGTCCCGATCGCCGTGCTGCCCTGCGTCGCCGACGCCCTCGCCGCCCACCCCGCGTACCGCGCGAGCCTGGAACGCCTGCGCGGCATGGGCGTGAAGTTCGGCGACCCGTATACCGGTGAGGCCGAGGGGGAGGACGGCGGACGCGCCGAGTTCCTGTGGGAACGGGCGCTGGACCTGCTGGAGTCGGACGACGAGGGAGAGGCCCTCACACGCTGA
- a CDS encoding MarR family transcriptional regulator has translation MPGQRSITEVEKLAAAKLGDFSIRRDQMTAVANIYRAASAVRQHLENSVLRGSDLTWTAFVVLWVVWVWGESETRHVAEEAGISKGTLTGVARTLESRGLVRRADHPTDGRLVLLALTDEGEELMRRVFPAFNEEEAFVTGQLSDAECRSLAEGLRSVVLQVEEHGEERRRTLLNGAEPAPRRSGRRPKA, from the coding sequence GTGCCCGGCCAGCGATCCATCACCGAAGTCGAGAAGCTCGCCGCGGCGAAGCTGGGGGACTTCTCGATCCGCCGGGACCAGATGACGGCGGTGGCGAACATCTACCGGGCCGCCTCGGCGGTGCGGCAGCACCTGGAGAACTCCGTGCTGCGCGGTTCCGACCTGACCTGGACGGCCTTCGTGGTGCTGTGGGTGGTGTGGGTGTGGGGCGAGTCCGAGACCCGGCACGTCGCCGAGGAGGCGGGCATCTCCAAGGGCACGCTCACGGGGGTCGCCCGGACGCTGGAGTCGCGGGGGCTGGTGCGGCGGGCGGACCACCCGACGGACGGACGGCTGGTGCTGCTGGCCCTCACCGACGAGGGCGAGGAACTGATGCGGCGGGTGTTCCCGGCCTTCAACGAAGAGGAGGCCTTCGTCACCGGGCAGCTCAGCGACGCGGAGTGCCGCAGCCTCGCGGAGGGGCTGCGCAGTGTCGTGCTCCAGGTCGAGGAGCACGGCGAGGAGCGCCGCCGCACCCTGCTGAACGGCGCTGAGCCCGCGCCCCGGCGCAGTGGCCGCCGCCCGAAGGCGTGA
- a CDS encoding LysE family transporter gives MTAALVAGLLAGYGIAIPVGAVATYLVSLTARTSLRTGACAALGVATADGLYALFAALGGTALANALHPVLTPLRWASALVLLALAARGATGAVRQYRARRLPTRDQRNPVGPARAYVALLGITLLNPTTVVYFAALVLGSRATQAVSALEQAVFVLAAFLASASWQLLLAGGGALLGRALTGHRGRLLTGLVSSAVIAGLAVLMP, from the coding sequence GTGACGGCCGCGCTCGTCGCGGGGCTCCTCGCCGGCTATGGCATCGCCATCCCGGTCGGAGCGGTCGCGACCTACCTCGTCTCCCTCACCGCCCGTACGTCCCTCCGGACCGGAGCGTGCGCCGCGCTCGGCGTCGCGACGGCCGACGGGCTGTACGCCCTGTTCGCCGCCCTCGGCGGTACGGCCCTCGCGAACGCCCTGCACCCCGTGCTGACACCGCTGCGCTGGGCCTCCGCCCTGGTGCTCCTCGCGCTGGCGGCACGCGGCGCGACCGGGGCCGTGCGCCAGTACCGCGCCCGGCGCCTGCCCACCCGTGACCAGCGGAATCCGGTCGGACCCGCGCGCGCCTACGTCGCCCTCCTGGGGATCACCCTGCTGAACCCCACGACGGTGGTGTACTTCGCCGCGCTGGTGCTCGGCAGCCGCGCCACACAGGCCGTGAGCGCCCTGGAACAGGCGGTGTTCGTGCTCGCCGCGTTCCTCGCCTCGGCGAGCTGGCAGCTGCTGCTCGCGGGCGGCGGCGCCCTGCTGGGCCGGGCGCTGACCGGACACCGGGGGCGGCTGCTCACCGGCCTCGTGTCGAGTGCCGTGATCGCGGGACTGGCGGTGCTGATGCCATAG
- a CDS encoding nitroreductase family deazaflavin-dependent oxidoreductase → MPLEGEYVPSPTQWVREQVELYESSGGTQGTTLLDTGLPVIVLTTRGAKSGKIRKTPLMRVEHEGRYAVVASQGGAPKHPVWYHNIKSDPLVELQDGPKRQDLTAREVTGDEKAEWWDRAVAAYPPYEDYQKKTDREIPVFVLEPVEG, encoded by the coding sequence ATGCCTCTTGAGGGCGAGTACGTGCCCAGCCCCACCCAATGGGTGCGCGAGCAGGTCGAGTTGTACGAGAGCTCGGGCGGCACGCAGGGGACGACGCTGCTGGACACCGGGCTGCCGGTCATCGTGCTCACGACGCGCGGCGCGAAGAGCGGGAAGATCCGCAAGACCCCGCTGATGCGGGTGGAGCACGAGGGGCGGTACGCGGTCGTGGCCTCGCAGGGCGGAGCGCCCAAGCACCCCGTCTGGTACCACAACATCAAGTCCGACCCGCTGGTGGAACTCCAGGACGGGCCCAAGCGGCAGGACCTGACCGCGCGTGAGGTCACCGGGGACGAGAAGGCCGAGTGGTGGGACCGGGCGGTCGCGGCGTATCCGCCGTACGAGGACTACCAGAAGAAGACGGACCGGGAGATTCCCGTGTTCGTGCTGGAGCCGGTGGAGGGGTGA
- a CDS encoding cation diffusion facilitator family transporter, producing MTRTPQDTETKDERGGAVLEGPGTREQSGTRQQGETRADRRTRITVLVALGANLLIAVAKTVGGLLAGSPALLSEAAHSVADSLNEVFLLAALRRSRRPADARHPFGYGKERFFWSLLAAVGIFVMGGCFSFYQAVHALTGESTDSYGGYVAGIAVLGVALVSEGASLLRALHQVRREGGVDGLRDPALRTVVAEDGTAVLGVTLAIAGMALHMVTGEVIWEASASFAIGALLVYVAYWLGRDAREQLIGVAADPEPSRKIRSLLEVQPEIDTVEALLTMQLGLESTLVAARVDLVPGLDSEEVELVAVRIKRSIAHVVPEADQIFLDVTEKTGPGERAGENPAATGERGGA from the coding sequence GTGACCCGGACACCACAAGACACCGAGACGAAGGACGAGCGGGGCGGGGCGGTTCTCGAAGGACCGGGGACCCGGGAACAGAGCGGGACACGGCAACAGGGAGAGACACGGGCCGATCGCAGGACCAGGATCACCGTCCTCGTCGCCCTCGGCGCCAACCTCCTGATCGCCGTGGCCAAGACCGTCGGCGGACTCCTCGCCGGCTCGCCCGCGCTGTTGTCGGAGGCCGCGCACTCGGTCGCCGACAGCCTGAACGAGGTCTTCCTCCTCGCCGCGCTGCGCCGCAGCCGCCGTCCCGCCGACGCCCGGCACCCCTTCGGCTACGGCAAGGAGCGCTTCTTCTGGTCCCTGCTGGCCGCCGTCGGCATCTTCGTGATGGGCGGCTGCTTCTCCTTCTACCAGGCGGTCCACGCCCTGACGGGCGAGAGCACGGACTCCTACGGCGGCTACGTCGCCGGAATCGCCGTGCTCGGCGTGGCCCTCGTCTCCGAGGGCGCCTCACTGCTGAGGGCCCTGCACCAGGTGCGGCGGGAGGGCGGCGTCGACGGACTGCGGGACCCGGCACTGCGCACGGTGGTCGCCGAGGACGGCACGGCGGTCCTCGGGGTGACCCTCGCGATCGCCGGGATGGCCCTGCACATGGTGACCGGCGAGGTGATCTGGGAGGCGTCCGCCTCCTTCGCGATCGGGGCCCTGCTCGTGTACGTCGCCTACTGGCTCGGCCGGGACGCCCGCGAACAGCTCATCGGGGTCGCCGCCGACCCCGAACCCAGCCGGAAGATCCGCTCCCTGCTGGAGGTACAGCCCGAGATCGACACCGTCGAGGCCCTGCTCACCATGCAACTCGGCCTGGAATCGACCCTGGTGGCCGCCCGCGTCGACCTCGTCCCCGGCCTGGACAGCGAGGAGGTCGAGCTGGTCGCCGTCCGTATCAAACGCTCCATCGCCCATGTCGTCCCCGAGGCCGACCAGATCTTCCTCGACGTGACGGAGAAGACGGGCCCCGGAGAGCGGGCAGGAGAAAACCCCGCCGCGACGGGGGAACGCGGCGGGGCCTGA
- a CDS encoding glutathione S-transferase C-terminal domain-containing protein encodes MSVGEGNEAYGRKAFKRSRSHFADRITADGRDGWPVEAGRYRLVVSRACPWASRAVISRRLLGLEDALPMAVVDPIQDDRSWRFTLDPGGRDPVLGIRFLKEAYDARESDYPGGVSVPAVVDVPSGELVTNDYQRITLDLATEWTDLHRAGAPDLYPEALREEIDTVMAEVYEDVNNGVYRAGFATGQEEYEEACAGVFRRLEALSERLAGQRYLVGGTITEADIRLFTTLVRFDPVYHGHFKCNRWKLAEDPVLWAYARDLFQTPGFGDTVDFDHIKRHYYQVHTGINPTAVVPLGPDLAGWLAPHGREDLGGSPFGDGTPPGPVPAAEVVAPRGRP; translated from the coding sequence ATGAGTGTCGGTGAGGGCAACGAGGCGTACGGGCGGAAGGCGTTCAAAAGGTCCAGGAGCCACTTCGCGGACCGGATCACCGCCGACGGCCGCGACGGCTGGCCGGTGGAGGCGGGCCGCTACCGGCTGGTGGTCAGCCGTGCCTGCCCGTGGGCGAGCCGGGCGGTGATCTCCCGGCGGCTGCTGGGGCTGGAGGACGCCCTGCCGATGGCCGTCGTCGACCCGATCCAGGACGACCGGAGCTGGCGGTTCACGCTGGACCCCGGCGGCCGCGATCCGGTGCTGGGCATCCGCTTCCTGAAGGAGGCGTACGACGCCCGGGAGAGCGACTACCCGGGCGGGGTCAGCGTTCCCGCGGTCGTGGACGTGCCGAGCGGCGAACTGGTCACCAACGACTACCAGCGGATCACCCTCGACCTCGCCACCGAGTGGACTGATCTGCACCGCGCGGGCGCGCCCGACCTGTACCCCGAGGCCCTGCGCGAGGAGATCGACACGGTGATGGCCGAGGTCTACGAGGACGTCAACAACGGCGTGTACCGGGCGGGCTTCGCCACCGGGCAGGAGGAGTACGAGGAGGCCTGCGCCGGGGTGTTCCGGCGGCTGGAGGCGCTGTCGGAGCGGCTGGCGGGGCAGCGTTATCTCGTCGGCGGGACGATCACGGAGGCGGACATCCGGCTCTTCACCACGCTGGTGCGTTTCGACCCCGTCTACCACGGTCACTTCAAGTGCAACCGCTGGAAGCTGGCGGAGGACCCGGTGCTGTGGGCCTACGCCCGTGACCTCTTCCAGACCCCCGGGTTCGGGGACACCGTCGACTTCGACCACATCAAGCGGCATTACTACCAGGTGCACACGGGCATCAACCCGACCGCCGTGGTGCCGCTGGGGCCCGATCTCGCGGGCTGGCTCGCCCCCCACGGGCGGGAGGACCTGGGCGGCAGCCCGTTCGGCGACGGCACGCCGCCGGGGCCGGTGCCCGCCGCCGAGGTCGTGGCCCCGCGGGGTCGTCCCTGA
- a CDS encoding DUF4235 domain-containing protein has translation MSKKKKLPVAYKPLGFALGWVSGAVASAAFRKTWKLIRHEDDAPDALDRDRGWGEILLAAAVQGAIFAVVRSAVDRTGAKAIERSTGVWPADQKGGRD, from the coding sequence ATGTCCAAGAAGAAGAAGCTGCCTGTCGCCTACAAGCCGCTCGGCTTCGCGCTGGGCTGGGTGAGCGGTGCGGTGGCCTCGGCCGCGTTCCGCAAGACCTGGAAGCTGATCCGGCACGAGGACGACGCGCCCGACGCGCTCGACCGGGACCGGGGCTGGGGCGAGATCCTGCTGGCGGCGGCCGTCCAGGGTGCGATCTTCGCGGTCGTGCGCAGCGCGGTGGACCGCACGGGCGCCAAGGCCATCGAGCGGTCCACCGGGGTGTGGCCGGCCGACCAGAAGGGGGGCCGGGACTGA
- a CDS encoding VOC family protein: protein MALVQAGLAVLDCAEPEKPAVFYKALLDARETDATANRVEIEGACGARMAFRRDVNATPPSWPRPENSLQAHLDFYVEDLDEAERLIVSLGGRPVDTKEASGPFEERGYSDPAGHSFTLRREHPTAPKQG from the coding sequence ATGGCACTGGTACAGGCGGGCCTCGCGGTGCTGGACTGCGCCGAGCCGGAGAAGCCCGCGGTGTTCTACAAGGCACTGCTGGACGCGCGGGAGACGGACGCGACCGCCAACCGCGTCGAGATCGAGGGCGCCTGCGGTGCCCGGATGGCGTTCCGCCGCGACGTCAACGCCACCCCGCCCAGCTGGCCCCGGCCCGAGAACTCCCTCCAGGCCCATCTCGACTTCTACGTCGAGGACCTGGACGAGGCCGAGCGGCTGATCGTCTCCCTGGGCGGGCGCCCGGTCGACACCAAGGAGGCGAGCGGACCCTTCGAGGAGCGCGGCTACTCCGACCCCGCCGGCCACTCCTTCACACTGCGCCGCGAACACCCCACGGCCCCCAAGCAGGGCTAG
- a CDS encoding GNAT family N-acetyltransferase, translating into MSAQEVIVRRARAEDVPGIVVSSSLLFAEDGGERDPGLNVDWPRLHGAEAFTAALKDPARLLLAAVRDGEVVGHLSGSMSGPTTMRPVASATLMALYVRPEHRRSRVGARMVDTFLAWARERGVAHAEVTASAANADAIRFYEREEFRPQALTLRLNL; encoded by the coding sequence ATGAGTGCGCAAGAGGTGATCGTGCGGCGTGCCCGCGCCGAGGACGTACCGGGGATCGTCGTCTCCAGCTCCCTGCTGTTCGCCGAGGACGGCGGGGAGCGGGACCCCGGCCTGAACGTGGACTGGCCGCGCCTGCACGGCGCCGAGGCCTTCACGGCCGCCCTGAAGGACCCCGCCAGGCTGCTGCTGGCCGCCGTGCGCGACGGCGAGGTCGTCGGTCATCTGTCGGGATCGATGTCCGGCCCCACCACCATGCGGCCGGTCGCATCGGCGACCCTCATGGCGCTGTACGTCCGGCCCGAGCACCGGCGTTCCCGGGTCGGGGCCCGCATGGTCGACACCTTCCTGGCGTGGGCGCGGGAGCGGGGCGTGGCGCACGCGGAGGTGACCGCCTCGGCCGCCAACGCCGACGCCATCCGGTTCTACGAGCGCGAGGAGTTCCGTCCCCAGGCGCTCACCCTGCGGCTGAACCTGTAG
- a CDS encoding DUF1304 domain-containing protein: protein MEILANVLVALVALLHAYILVMEMFLWQKKPGMSFHGMDAEMARRTASLAANQGLYNGFLAAGLVWGLIADDPTGFRAQVFFLSCVIVAGVYGAATANRRILVAQALPGALALAAVLAAG from the coding sequence ATGGAGATCCTGGCGAACGTGCTGGTCGCGCTGGTGGCCCTGCTGCACGCGTACATCCTGGTGATGGAGATGTTCCTGTGGCAGAAGAAGCCGGGGATGTCCTTCCACGGGATGGACGCCGAGATGGCGCGGCGGACGGCCTCCCTCGCCGCCAACCAGGGCCTCTACAACGGCTTCCTCGCCGCCGGTCTGGTCTGGGGCCTGATCGCCGACGACCCGACCGGCTTCCGGGCACAGGTCTTCTTCCTGTCCTGTGTGATCGTCGCGGGCGTGTACGGCGCCGCCACCGCCAACCGCCGCATCCTCGTCGCCCAGGCTCTGCCCGGCGCCCTGGCCCTGGCCGCCGTCCTCGCCGCCGGATGA